The Porites lutea chromosome 11, jaPorLute2.1, whole genome shotgun sequence genome includes a region encoding these proteins:
- the LOC140951524 gene encoding ubiquitin carboxyl-terminal hydrolase 32-like, which produces MSCHTGVLGGGHYISYAHNPNNKWYCYNDSSCKECDNTKLQKDSPYMLFYQQDDLEEGMFLPNFNGQTPDSASDDEEYENEVRRLCVVQ; this is translated from the exons ATGTCG TGTCACACAGGTGTTCTGGGCGGAGGTCATTACATTTCATATGCACACAACCCAAACAACAAGTGGTACTGTTATAATGACAGCAGCTGTAAG GAATGTGACAATACTAAGCTTCAAAAGGACTCGCCCTACATGTTATTCTATCAACAGGACGATCTGGAGGAAGGAATGTTTCTTCCAAACTTCAATGGTCAAACGCCTGACTCGGCCAGCGATGACGAAGAATATGAGAACGAAGTGCGTAGACTGTGCGTCGTTCAATGA